One Phocoena phocoena chromosome 5, mPhoPho1.1, whole genome shotgun sequence genomic window, CTTTGAAGGACACGGGCAGCGGCGGCGGCACCATCCTGCCCATTAGCGAGATGGTCTCCTCGTCTAGCTCGCCCGGCGCGTCGGCAGCCGCCGCCCCGGGGCCCTGCGCGCCCTCGCCCTTCCCCGAGGTGGTGGAGCTGAACGTAGGGGGCCAGGTCTATGTGACCAAGCACTCGACGCTGCTCAGCGTCCCGGATAGCACTCTGGCCAGTATGTTCTCGCCCTCTAGCCCCCGGGGCGGCGCCCGACGCCGGGGCGAGCTGCCCAGGGACAGCCGGGCGCGCTTCTTCATCGACCGGGACGGCTTTCTCTTCAGGTACGTGCTGGATTATCTGCGGGACAAGCAGCTCGCGCTGCCGGAGCACTTCCCCGAGAAGGAGCGGCTCCTGCGCGAGGCCGAGTACTTCCAGCTCACCGACCTGGTCAAGCTGCTGTCGCCCAAGGTCATCAAGCAGAACTCGCTCAACGACGAGGGCTGCCAGAGCGACCTGGAGGACAACGTCTCGCAGGGCAGCAGCGAGGCGCTGCTGCGCGGGGCGGCGGCCGCAGCGCCCTCGGGTCCCGGAGCGCACGGGGGTGGCGGCGCACCGGACAAGCGCTCCGGCTTCCTCACGCTCGGCTACCGAGGCTCCTACACCACGGTGCGTGACAACCAGGCGGACGCTAAGTTCCGGCGCGTGGCGCGCATCATGGTGTGCGGACGCATCGCGCTGGCCAAGGAGGTGTTCGGAGACACGCTCAACGAGAGCCGCGACCCTGACCGGCCGCCCGAGAAGTACACGTCCCGCTTCTACCTCAAGTTCACCTACTTGGAGCAGGCGTTCGATCGCCTGTCTGAGGCCGGCTTCCACATGGTGGCGTGTAACTCCTCGGGCACCGCCGCCTTCGTCAACCAGTACCGCGAAGACAAGATCTGGAGCAGCTACACGGAGTACATCTTCTTCCGTAAGTTCGTGGTCTCCGAATTTCCCAGTTCTCCCGCCCCCTCGCCGACCCGCGGCGGGTTCCAGCGCGTCTGGTGTCGTTGTGTGCCTCCCCTATCGCGGCAGACACGATTTACGGTTTCGTGCCTTGCGATCTCCCTTTTGGCTCCTCTCTTTAGCAACTCAGGAGCGCGCAATTCCCAAGCAGTCCTCTTTCTTAACTTTATTGATCTTGCCCTCTCGCC contains:
- the KCTD8 gene encoding BTB/POZ domain-containing protein KCTD8; this translates as MALKDTGSGGGTILPISEMVSSSSSPGASAAAAPGPCAPSPFPEVVELNVGGQVYVTKHSTLLSVPDSTLASMFSPSSPRGGARRRGELPRDSRARFFIDRDGFLFRYVLDYLRDKQLALPEHFPEKERLLREAEYFQLTDLVKLLSPKVIKQNSLNDEGCQSDLEDNVSQGSSEALLRGAAAAAPSGPGAHGGGGAPDKRSGFLTLGYRGSYTTVRDNQADAKFRRVARIMVCGRIALAKEVFGDTLNESRDPDRPPEKYTSRFYLKFTYLEQAFDRLSEAGFHMVACNSSGTAAFVNQYREDKIWSSYTEYIFFRPSQKIVSPKQEHEDRKHDKVTDKGSESGTSCNELSTSSCDSHSEASTPQDNPPSAQQATAHQPNTLTLDRPSKKAPVQWMPPPDKRRNSELFQTLISKSRETNLSKKKVCEKLSVEEEMKKCIQDFKKIHIPDYFPERKRQWQSELLQKYGL